The proteins below come from a single Zhouia spongiae genomic window:
- a CDS encoding BT_3928 family protein: MKILVAVSRILVGFLFIISGLIKLNDPVGFSFKLEEYFSPGVLNLDFLTPYALAIAIVLVIFETLLGVMLLLGYKQKFTVWSLLVMIVFFSFLTFYSAYFNKVTDCGCFGDAIKLTPWESFSKDVVLLILILILFFGYKHIKPFPSVRIAHWGSVITLLFCVWFARHVYSHLPSVDFRPYKIGVNIEEGMSMPDDAPQPVFEYAWKFNIDGEEKTITTNGDYPSVDGDFIDVETTEVQKGYEPPIHDFTMEREGVDHTSEIMGWDKVIVIVTRDILKANDNGLSKMKPLADQAKEKGYKVIGMSASNKEQLAPFKEKYELDFDFYFCDLTTLKTIVRSNPGVLELNKGTIVKKLHFNDVEKLFND, translated from the coding sequence ATGAAAATATTAGTTGCTGTTTCCCGAATTTTAGTAGGCTTTCTGTTTATTATTAGTGGACTTATAAAATTGAATGATCCGGTGGGATTCTCGTTTAAACTCGAAGAATATTTTAGTCCCGGGGTTCTGAATTTAGATTTTCTTACACCATATGCTCTGGCGATCGCGATCGTTTTGGTTATATTCGAGACGTTGCTGGGGGTGATGCTTTTATTAGGGTATAAACAAAAGTTTACCGTCTGGAGCTTGTTGGTAATGATCGTATTCTTTTCCTTCCTGACATTCTATTCTGCGTATTTTAATAAAGTAACTGATTGCGGTTGTTTCGGCGATGCCATAAAACTTACCCCGTGGGAGTCCTTTTCTAAAGATGTGGTTTTGTTGATCTTAATATTGATCTTATTTTTCGGATACAAACATATAAAGCCATTCCCTTCTGTTAGAATCGCTCACTGGGGTTCGGTAATTACATTGCTTTTTTGTGTTTGGTTTGCCAGGCATGTGTACAGCCATTTGCCCAGTGTCGATTTTCGTCCGTATAAAATAGGGGTAAATATAGAAGAAGGGATGAGTATGCCGGATGATGCACCTCAACCCGTTTTTGAATATGCATGGAAGTTCAATATTGACGGGGAAGAAAAGACTATTACCACGAATGGTGACTATCCGAGTGTTGACGGAGATTTTATTGATGTTGAAACAACAGAGGTTCAAAAAGGGTATGAGCCGCCTATTCACGATTTTACCATGGAAAGGGAAGGGGTAGACCACACTTCTGAAATTATGGGATGGGATAAAGTGATAGTCATTGTTACCCGTGATATACTGAAAGCTAATGATAATGGTCTGTCAAAAATGAAACCCTTAGCAGATCAGGCTAAGGAAAAAGGATATAAAGTAATCGGTATGTCGGCCTCTAATAAAGAACAACTGGCTCCTTTTAAAGAGAAGTATGAGCTTGATTTTGATTTTTATTTTTGCGATCTGACAACACTGAAAACCATAGTACGATCGAATCCGGGAGTTTTAGAACTTAATAAAGGAACGATCGTTAAGAAGCTGCACTTTAACGATGTTGAAAAACTGTTTAATGATTAG
- the truA gene encoding tRNA pseudouridine(38-40) synthase TruA — protein MRYFIEFSYNGKNYHGWQIQPNGITVQETIEKALSTLLRREIKIVGAGRTDTGVHAKQMFAHFDVEESLEEDLLVKKMNSFLSADIAIRRLFRVKDDAHTRFDATARTYEYWITLEKNPFLTDAACYLKYDLDVEKMNQAAALLTEYKDFQCFSKSNTDVKTYLCDVGEAYWRYDGEKLIFTITADRFLRNMVRAVVGTLLEVGKGKISKEDVKKIIESKNRSNAGVSVPAHGLYLMKVKYPTSITDR, from the coding sequence TTGAGATATTTTATAGAATTCTCATACAATGGCAAAAATTACCATGGATGGCAAATTCAGCCGAATGGAATCACAGTACAGGAAACTATAGAGAAGGCATTATCGACCCTTTTAAGAAGGGAAATTAAAATTGTAGGTGCGGGAAGAACAGATACAGGTGTACATGCAAAACAAATGTTTGCCCACTTTGATGTGGAAGAAAGTTTAGAAGAAGATTTGCTCGTAAAGAAGATGAATTCTTTTTTATCGGCCGATATTGCTATTCGTCGCCTGTTTAGGGTGAAAGATGATGCACATACCCGTTTTGATGCTACGGCCAGAACCTATGAATATTGGATAACTTTAGAAAAGAACCCGTTCCTGACCGATGCAGCCTGTTATTTAAAATATGATTTAGATGTGGAAAAGATGAATCAGGCGGCAGCGCTGTTAACCGAGTATAAAGATTTTCAGTGTTTTTCAAAGTCAAATACAGACGTAAAGACATATTTGTGCGATGTTGGGGAAGCGTATTGGAGGTATGATGGAGAGAAGTTGATTTTTACAATTACAGCAGATCGTTTTTTACGCAATATGGTTCGAGCTGTTGTGGGTACACTATTGGAAGTCGGAAAAGGAAAGATTTCTAAAGAGGATGTTAAAAAAATCATAGAAAGTAAAAATAGAAGCAATGCAGGGGTATCAGTTCCTGCGCATGGTTTATATTTGATGAAGGTAAAATATCCAACCTCAATTACAGATAGATAG
- a CDS encoding TlpA family protein disulfide reductase → MRKIVLFALLVTGVSLAVSAQSERFGEEALNDVFETLDGREVTFESVLNKHAGKTVFIDVWATWCKDCRVAIPEIKALQEKYGAKEVSFVFLSLDREKEAWKTGVKEYDLSGDHYFITRGWKESPFCQDIKLDWIPRYMIVNPNGKIEVFRSIKTDDQTLIKTLKVTK, encoded by the coding sequence ATGAGGAAAATAGTATTATTTGCGTTGCTGGTGACAGGGGTAAGCCTTGCGGTGTCAGCTCAATCGGAAAGATTCGGTGAAGAAGCATTAAACGACGTGTTTGAAACTTTAGATGGTAGAGAAGTTACTTTTGAATCGGTGTTGAATAAACACGCAGGGAAAACTGTCTTTATTGATGTTTGGGCCACCTGGTGTAAAGATTGCAGAGTAGCCATACCGGAAATTAAGGCGTTGCAGGAAAAATATGGAGCTAAAGAGGTTTCTTTTGTGTTTCTGTCCCTCGACAGAGAAAAGGAAGCCTGGAAAACCGGAGTGAAAGAATATGATTTAAGCGGTGACCATTATTTTATTACCAGGGGATGGAAGGAAAGTCCTTTTTGCCAGGATATAAAATTAGATTGGATTCCTCGATATATGATAGTAAATCCTAATGGAAAGATAGAGGTGTTCAGGTCAATTAAGACCGACGATCAAACTTTAATAAAAACATTAAAAGTTACAAAATGA
- a CDS encoding ABC transporter permease gives MLSYLLNKVFYAVLTLFGVVTVIFLLFTVLPGDPARMMLDQNEDSEQLAVIKKKYGFDKPLSLQYLYYLNDLFPVSFHSENPDDYTFLSEDRYTATELFSVGNTQVVIKLPYLRESFQKNGKKVTEVIADTLPNTFVLAVSAIVIAIIIGVVLGVISALVKDTWPDRLIQVLSTLGMSVPSFFSAIIFAWVFGFIFHEYTGLNMTGSLYEVDDYGESIFIQWKNLILPAVVLGIRPLAVVIQLMRNSLLEVLNQDYIRTARAKGLSEFQVIRRHAVKNALNPVVTAISGWFASMLAGAVFVEYIFGWNGLGKEIVNALNTLDLPVIMGAVLVIATMFIIINIFVDLIYGWLDPKIRV, from the coding sequence TTGCTGAGTTACCTGTTAAATAAGGTTTTTTATGCGGTACTGACCCTTTTCGGGGTTGTTACGGTTATCTTTCTGTTGTTTACGGTTTTGCCGGGCGACCCGGCACGGATGATGCTCGATCAGAATGAGGACAGCGAACAATTGGCGGTAATTAAAAAGAAGTATGGGTTCGATAAACCATTAAGCCTGCAATATTTGTATTACCTGAATGATCTGTTTCCCGTTTCTTTCCATTCTGAAAACCCAGACGATTATACTTTTTTATCAGAAGACAGGTATACTGCTACCGAGTTGTTTTCTGTTGGCAACACACAGGTCGTTATCAAACTGCCTTATTTGCGTGAATCCTTCCAGAAAAACGGAAAAAAGGTAACAGAAGTTATAGCTGACACATTACCAAATACTTTTGTGCTGGCTGTGTCTGCCATTGTGATAGCAATTATTATTGGTGTAGTTTTGGGAGTGATTTCGGCATTGGTTAAAGATACATGGCCCGATAGACTAATACAGGTGTTAAGCACATTGGGAATGAGTGTTCCGTCTTTTTTTAGTGCCATCATTTTTGCCTGGGTATTTGGATTTATTTTCCATGAATATACCGGTTTGAATATGACAGGGAGTTTGTATGAAGTAGATGATTATGGCGAATCGATATTTATACAATGGAAGAATCTTATTTTACCTGCTGTTGTTCTGGGCATACGACCATTGGCTGTCGTAATTCAATTAATGAGAAACTCGTTGCTTGAAGTGCTGAATCAGGATTATATCAGGACTGCAAGGGCAAAAGGACTTAGTGAGTTTCAGGTGATAAGAAGACATGCGGTTAAGAATGCCCTGAACCCGGTTGTAACAGCTATTTCAGGATGGTTTGCCAGCATGCTGGCCGGAGCAGTGTTCGTTGAGTATATTTTTGGATGGAATGGATTAGGCAAGGAAATAGTAAATGCGTTGAATACACTGGATTTACCGGTGATCATGGGAGCAGTACTGGTTATAGCAACCATGTTTATTATAATTAATATTTTTGTCGATCTGATTTATGGATGGTTAGATCCTAAAATCAGAGTTTGA
- a CDS encoding DUF1599 domain-containing protein has product MNNTSKQYDEVIETCRDLFIKKMKDYGSAWRILRLPSLTDQIFIKAQRIRSLQENEVRKVDEDEYPEFIGIINYSIMALVQLEKGVVDQPDLPVDEAIACYDHHVKVTKELMENKNHDYGEAWRDLRISSLTDLILQKILRVKQIEDNKGKTLVSEGIDANYQDMINYAVFALIHLNENKL; this is encoded by the coding sequence ATGAACAATACGTCAAAACAGTACGATGAAGTAATTGAAACTTGTCGTGATTTGTTTATAAAAAAGATGAAAGATTATGGAAGTGCCTGGAGAATCCTCAGGCTTCCGTCTCTTACAGATCAGATTTTTATAAAAGCACAACGCATTCGAAGCCTTCAGGAAAATGAAGTCAGAAAAGTAGATGAGGATGAATACCCTGAGTTTATCGGTATTATTAATTATTCAATTATGGCTCTTGTACAGCTTGAAAAAGGGGTGGTAGACCAACCTGATCTTCCGGTAGATGAGGCTATAGCATGTTATGACCACCATGTAAAGGTGACCAAAGAGCTGATGGAGAATAAAAATCATGATTATGGGGAGGCCTGGAGAGATCTTCGCATAAGTTCGCTTACTGATTTAATACTTCAAAAAATACTTCGCGTAAAGCAAATAGAAGACAATAAAGGCAAAACACTGGTTAGTGAGGGGATAGATGCTAACTACCAGGATATGATTAATTATGCTGTTTTTGCTTTAATTCATTTAAATGAAAATAAATTATAA
- the cdaA gene encoding diadenylate cyclase CdaA yields MDFLDFLDFKLIDIIDIVLVAFLFYYVYKLVKGTVAINILIGIIIVYLIWLLTKALQMELLSNIFGAFISGGVFALIVVFQQEIRKFLLMVGSTNFASKRAFVKHFKFLKNKQLTTNTDVNAILAACEKMGATKTGAIIVLERNNSLDFVKGSGDKMNIEITAPILESIFFKNSPLHDGAAIIQDNYVVATRVILPVSNERNIPLRFGLRHRAAVGITEKTDALALVVSEETGQISYIKNGEFVLFKDLSELANTITRDLT; encoded by the coding sequence TTGGATTTTCTTGACTTCTTAGATTTCAAACTTATAGACATCATCGATATTGTATTGGTGGCATTTCTTTTTTACTACGTCTACAAACTGGTAAAAGGCACTGTAGCCATCAATATCCTGATAGGCATCATTATCGTGTACCTTATCTGGCTATTGACCAAAGCATTACAAATGGAGCTCCTGAGTAACATTTTTGGCGCTTTTATAAGCGGTGGAGTGTTTGCTCTTATTGTTGTTTTCCAACAGGAAATCAGGAAATTTCTGCTCATGGTCGGTTCTACCAACTTCGCAAGCAAACGGGCTTTTGTTAAACACTTCAAGTTCTTAAAAAATAAACAGCTGACTACCAACACGGATGTGAATGCCATTTTAGCTGCATGTGAAAAAATGGGAGCAACGAAAACCGGGGCAATTATTGTTCTTGAACGCAATAACTCATTAGACTTTGTAAAGGGATCGGGCGATAAAATGAATATCGAAATTACGGCTCCGATACTTGAAAGTATTTTCTTCAAGAATAGTCCCCTTCACGATGGTGCTGCTATTATACAAGACAATTATGTAGTCGCCACCCGGGTTATACTGCCCGTTTCAAACGAAAGAAATATTCCGCTGCGTTTCGGATTACGGCACAGAGCTGCTGTTGGTATTACCGAAAAAACCGATGCCTTGGCTCTTGTAGTAAGCGAAGAGACCGGACAGATTTCATATATAAAAAACGGAGAGTTCGTTTTATTTAAAGACCTGTCGGAATTAGCAAATACAATCACCCGCGATCTGACTTAG
- the tpiA gene encoding triose-phosphate isomerase encodes MRKKIVAGNWKMNNDLAETRSLITALKNELPDTDAEVMIAPAYTNLYPAYEALKESQIEVIAQNMHFAGSGAYTGEVSASMLKSVGVKTVILGHSERREYFGEDDALLAKKADAALASGLRIVFCFGEELTDRKSDNHFKVVEEQLKNALFHLDAEAWKHIVLAYEPVWAIGTGETASPEQAQEIHKFIREVLSARYDESLADSISILYGGSVKPNNAVEIFSQPDVDGGLIGGASLKAEDFSAIVKAI; translated from the coding sequence ATGAGAAAAAAAATTGTTGCAGGAAACTGGAAGATGAATAACGACCTGGCCGAGACCCGGTCATTAATAACGGCATTAAAAAATGAGTTGCCGGATACAGATGCCGAAGTAATGATTGCACCGGCCTATACAAATTTGTACCCGGCGTATGAAGCATTAAAGGAATCTCAAATTGAGGTAATAGCCCAAAACATGCATTTTGCCGGAAGCGGAGCATATACAGGTGAGGTTTCTGCCTCCATGTTGAAGAGTGTGGGGGTTAAAACCGTTATTTTGGGCCACTCTGAAAGACGCGAGTATTTTGGTGAAGACGATGCGCTTTTAGCAAAGAAAGCCGATGCTGCTTTAGCAAGCGGTTTGAGGATTGTTTTTTGCTTTGGTGAAGAGTTGACAGATAGAAAAAGTGATAATCATTTTAAAGTAGTTGAAGAGCAACTTAAAAATGCATTGTTTCATTTAGATGCTGAAGCCTGGAAACATATCGTATTGGCCTATGAGCCTGTTTGGGCTATCGGTACGGGAGAAACTGCATCGCCTGAGCAGGCCCAGGAGATTCATAAATTTATCAGGGAGGTATTAAGTGCGAGGTATGATGAAAGTTTAGCGGACAGTATCTCTATTTTATACGGAGGAAGTGTTAAACCGAACAATGCAGTGGAAATTTTCTCTCAACCTGATGTAGATGGCGGACTTATTGGAGGAGCTTCGCTGAAAGCTGAAGATTTTTCTGCTATTGTAAAAGCAATATAA
- a CDS encoding ABC transporter ATP-binding protein, whose protein sequence is MSKDTAKAFDFSLFSRLMKHSKPYRAIFYGVALAAILLSGFAVARPYLLMITVDDYVVTKDQHGLLIFSLLMIGLLFFEVICQLLFVYYANLLGQSIIRDIRVKLFNHLLSFKMKYYDNSSVGVLVTRAVSDIERIAAIFSDGLFMIISDLLKMTVVAGVMLYSDWKMALIVFAVMPIILYATRLFQKAMKVAFIEVRAQVSQLNSFVQERLSGMKIVQLFVREEEEYNRFKKINEKHQNAWLKTVWYNSIFFPVAELMSSITIGLIVWYAVLQDAQQSSFTPGVIFMFIQLTQMLFRPLRQIADKFNTLQMGMVAANRVFDILDTNSKIEDKGDVEKSTVKGDVAFKDVHFGYLEEEEVLHGISFEARAGQTIAIVGATGAGKSTIINLLNRFYDINSGEITVDGESVKNYTLSSLRKHIAIVLQDVFLFADTIFNNITLKNPAITEEDVVSAAKQIGIHDFIMSLPGNYHYNVKERGGMLSSGQRQLIAFLRAYVSNPSILVLDEATSSVDSYSEELIRKATKKITEGRTSIIIAHRLATVKKADKILVMDSGKIVEEGTHKELLKIEGGYYRNLYEVQFMQEEVA, encoded by the coding sequence ATGAGTAAAGATACAGCAAAAGCTTTCGATTTTTCGCTATTTAGTCGTTTAATGAAACACTCTAAACCCTACAGGGCTATTTTTTACGGAGTGGCATTAGCAGCTATTTTACTTTCAGGTTTTGCGGTGGCCAGACCTTATTTACTCATGATTACCGTAGATGATTATGTCGTAACTAAGGACCAGCATGGCTTATTGATATTCTCATTATTGATGATTGGGTTGCTGTTTTTTGAAGTGATATGCCAGTTGTTGTTTGTTTATTATGCAAACTTGTTAGGCCAGTCAATCATCAGGGATATCAGGGTAAAATTGTTTAATCATTTACTCAGTTTTAAGATGAAGTATTACGATAATTCATCTGTAGGAGTGTTGGTAACCAGGGCGGTAAGTGATATCGAACGAATTGCAGCCATTTTTAGTGATGGACTTTTTATGATTATCAGCGATCTTCTTAAAATGACCGTTGTTGCAGGAGTAATGCTATATTCAGACTGGAAGATGGCCCTGATTGTATTTGCGGTAATGCCAATTATTCTGTATGCTACCCGATTGTTCCAGAAAGCAATGAAAGTTGCGTTTATCGAGGTTAGAGCGCAGGTATCTCAATTAAATTCTTTTGTACAGGAACGACTGTCCGGAATGAAAATAGTGCAGTTGTTTGTAAGGGAAGAAGAAGAGTATAACCGATTTAAAAAGATCAATGAAAAACATCAGAATGCCTGGTTGAAAACGGTGTGGTACAACTCTATATTTTTTCCGGTAGCAGAACTCATGTCATCCATTACAATAGGACTTATCGTCTGGTATGCGGTATTGCAGGATGCTCAGCAATCGTCTTTTACGCCGGGAGTTATCTTTATGTTTATCCAGCTGACACAAATGTTATTCAGGCCATTACGCCAGATTGCCGATAAGTTTAATACGTTGCAGATGGGAATGGTTGCAGCCAACAGGGTTTTTGATATTCTGGATACAAACAGCAAAATAGAGGATAAGGGTGATGTAGAAAAGAGTACGGTAAAAGGAGATGTCGCTTTTAAAGATGTTCATTTTGGTTATCTTGAAGAAGAAGAAGTGCTTCACGGTATCTCTTTTGAAGCCAGGGCAGGTCAGACCATAGCCATCGTTGGTGCAACAGGAGCCGGAAAATCGACTATTATCAACCTGTTGAATCGCTTTTACGATATTAACTCCGGAGAAATTACGGTAGATGGTGAGTCCGTTAAAAATTATACGTTATCATCTTTACGTAAGCATATAGCGATTGTTTTACAAGACGTATTTCTTTTTGCCGATACCATATTCAATAATATAACCTTAAAGAATCCTGCGATTACGGAAGAGGATGTTGTTTCGGCGGCAAAACAAATAGGAATCCATGATTTTATAATGAGCCTGCCCGGTAATTATCACTATAACGTAAAGGAAAGGGGAGGTATGTTGTCTAGTGGGCAGAGGCAATTAATTGCATTCCTGAGGGCCTACGTTAGTAATCCGAGTATATTGGTATTGGATGAGGCTACATCTTCCGTAGATTCATATTCGGAAGAATTAATCCGGAAAGCAACTAAAAAAATTACCGAAGGAAGAACCTCGATTATTATAGCACACAGGTTGGCGACAGTTAAAAAAGCAGATAAAATTCTGGTGATGGACTCGGGGAAAATAGTGGAAGAAGGAACGCATAAGGAACTTTTAAAGATTGAAGGGGGGTATTACCGGAATCTCTATGAAGTTCAGTTCATGCAAGAGGAGGTTGCCTAA
- a CDS encoding metallophosphoesterase family protein: MTRILLLSDTHSHIDEQILKYVKQADEVWHAGDIGDLKVTDAIKAIKPLKAVYGNIDNDKARLEFPENNRFMCEGVDVWITHIGGYPGRYDRRIKENILKNPPKLFICGHSHILKVMWDKKLDLLHMNPGAAGKHGFHSVRTMLRFVIDKDQIKDLEIIELEKRK; the protein is encoded by the coding sequence ATGACAAGAATACTCCTCCTCTCTGACACCCACAGCCATATCGATGAACAAATACTGAAATATGTAAAACAAGCCGACGAAGTATGGCATGCGGGGGATATAGGCGACTTGAAAGTTACCGACGCCATAAAAGCCATAAAACCTCTGAAAGCTGTTTATGGAAATATAGATAACGACAAAGCCCGGTTAGAGTTTCCGGAAAACAACCGTTTTATGTGTGAGGGGGTAGATGTGTGGATTACCCATATTGGTGGTTATCCGGGAAGATATGACCGTAGAATTAAAGAGAATATCTTAAAAAACCCTCCCAAATTATTTATTTGCGGACATTCGCATATACTAAAAGTAATGTGGGATAAAAAACTGGATTTATTACATATGAACCCGGGTGCAGCCGGCAAGCATGGGTTTCACAGCGTCAGGACCATGCTCCGTTTCGTTATTGACAAAGATCAGATCAAGGATCTGGAGATTATTGAATTAGAGAAAAGGAAATAA
- the folP gene encoding dihydropteroate synthase, which yields MTINCNGKLIDLSSPKVMGILNITPDSFYDGGKYKNESEILSRVEKMLQDGAHFIDLGAYSSRPGARAVSVQEELKRSIPVTELIIKHFPEIHISIDTFRSVVAEENIKAGASIVNDISAGSLDKEMMQTVGRLQVPYIMMHMKHTPQDMQKHTDYEDLLKEMIFYFSEKVSEARFHGINDLMIDPGFGFAKTLEQNYEVLQKLELLNILDIPVLIGVSRKSMIYKLLETTPEEALNGTSVINTISLMKGARMLRVHDVKEAVETVKIFNQMNA from the coding sequence ATGACCATAAATTGCAATGGCAAATTAATAGATCTGTCATCACCCAAAGTGATGGGCATCCTAAATATCACTCCCGATTCTTTTTACGATGGTGGAAAATACAAAAATGAATCGGAAATCCTTTCCAGAGTTGAAAAAATGCTTCAGGATGGTGCTCATTTTATTGATCTGGGAGCTTATAGTTCCAGACCCGGAGCGAGAGCTGTGTCTGTTCAGGAAGAATTAAAAAGAAGTATCCCTGTTACCGAATTGATCATAAAACACTTTCCGGAAATTCATATTTCGATAGATACATTCAGGAGTGTAGTCGCAGAAGAAAACATCAAGGCCGGTGCGAGCATTGTAAACGACATATCGGCAGGAAGCCTTGACAAAGAAATGATGCAGACTGTTGGCAGGTTACAGGTTCCGTATATTATGATGCACATGAAGCACACGCCACAGGACATGCAAAAACACACCGATTACGAAGACCTCTTAAAGGAAATGATATTTTACTTTTCCGAAAAGGTTTCGGAAGCGCGTTTTCATGGCATAAACGACCTGATGATCGATCCCGGATTTGGGTTTGCCAAGACGTTAGAACAAAACTATGAAGTGTTGCAAAAACTTGAGCTTTTGAATATTTTAGACATCCCCGTATTGATCGGAGTCAGTAGAAAGTCTATGATCTACAAGTTGCTTGAAACAACTCCTGAAGAGGCTTTAAACGGAACTTCGGTAATAAACACCATATCGTTAATGAAAGGAGCCCGGATGCTGAGAGTACACGATGTAAAAGAGGCTGTAGAGACCGTAAAAATATTTAATCAGATGAATGCTTAA
- a CDS encoding DUF4293 domain-containing protein: MIQRVQTLYLFIVLLASGVLPFFLNLWTDAKGIEVYAANEILYSSLFVASAVLAVISIFAYKKRKNQFVLNRLNMILNLFLLGFFVYRSLSLSGETVVSEKGIGMLLPIVSIVLLVLANRAIKKDEDLVKSVDRLR, encoded by the coding sequence ATGATACAGAGAGTACAAACATTATATCTTTTTATAGTATTACTCGCAAGCGGAGTATTGCCTTTTTTCCTGAATCTGTGGACTGATGCAAAAGGGATAGAGGTGTATGCTGCAAATGAGATACTATATAGTAGTTTGTTTGTTGCATCGGCAGTTTTGGCTGTTATAAGTATTTTTGCTTACAAGAAAAGAAAAAATCAATTTGTATTGAACAGGTTGAACATGATATTAAACCTTTTTTTACTAGGATTTTTCGTTTATCGATCGCTAAGTTTATCCGGAGAAACTGTTGTTTCTGAGAAGGGTATTGGGATGCTTCTCCCCATTGTTTCTATCGTTTTATTAGTGTTAGCCAATAGAGCCATTAAGAAGGACGAAGATCTTGTAAAATCTGTTGATCGGTTACGATAA